One window of Pyxicephalus adspersus chromosome 4, UCB_Pads_2.0, whole genome shotgun sequence genomic DNA carries:
- the LOC140328100 gene encoding tigger transposable element-derived protein 1-like, which translates to MLSRGAHFHPSTMKRESDASAADTVKKRKTITMELKVEIIKRSERGETPSVIGRALGYNRSTIGTILKDKGKIMEHVKGHTPMNATIITKRRSGLIIEMERLLMFWIEDQNQRNMPISLSSVQEKARSLFNDLKAARTASEGECNEEFMASKGWFQRFKGRADLHNITIQGEAPSADLQAASDFSKILQGIIDEGGYLADQIFNANETCLFWKKMPERTYISMEEKSAPGYKASKDRLALLVGGNASGDFKLTPLLVHHSLNLKALRNVTKASLPVIWMADKKAWVTAAVFQEWFLNHFIPAVEHYCLGKNIPFKILLLLDNAPGHPNTLVNMHPNVKVVFLPPNAASLLQPMDQGVIASFKAYYLWRTFSEAVYATQNDEMTLREFWKSYNIYDAIKNIADAWAEVKETTLRGAWKNVCPQFTQEFLGFTDDEIADTRQVVVAIGNELQLDITENDIIELLDSHDKELTNEDLMEIEQQIIAFSEENQDPGTPTKKFSTKELADAFRLIDAGMAKFEEQDPDTERFTKVYQTVTEGLACYKAIYDEKNYDELCANLPLMPTLTD; encoded by the coding sequence ATGCTGAGCAGAGGAGCTCATTTTCACCCTTCAACAATGAAACGTGAATCTGATGCAAGTGCTGCTGATACAGTAAAGAAGAGGAAAACCATAACCATGGAACTAAAAGTTGAAATAATTAAAAGATCAGAGAGAGGTGAAACTCCATCAGTCATTGGCAGAGCACTTGGATACAATCGATCAACAATTGGGACAATTTTAaaagataaaggtaaaataatggaGCATGTGAAGGGCCATACCCCAATGAATGCGACAATAATTACCAAGAGACGCAGTGGTTTAATTATTGAGATGGAAAGACTGTTGATGTTTTGGATTGAAGACCAAAATCAGCGTAATATGCCTATCAGTCTTTCTTCAGTGCAAGAAAAAGCTCGGagtctttttaatgatttaaaagcTGCTCGCACAGCAAGTGAAGGTGAATGTAATGAAGAGTTTATGGCAAGTAAGGGTTGGTTCCAACGCTTTAAAGGAAGAGCAGATTTGCATAATATTACAATTCAAGGTGAAGCACCGAGTGCCGATCTACAAGCTGCAAGTGATTTTTCCAAGATATTGCAAGGTATTATTGATGAGGGAGGTTATTTGGCCGACcaaatatttaatgcaaatgaaacttgcttgttctggaaaaaaatgcCTGAGAGGACCTACATTTCCATGGAGGAAAAAAGTGCACCAGGATATAAAGCATCAAAGGATAGACTGGCTTTATTAGTTGGGGGTAATGCATCTGGGGATTTCAAGCTCACGCCTTTGCTAGTTCATCACTCCCTAAATCTGAAGGCACTACGTAATGTCACTAAGGCTTCTCTTCCTGTTATTTGGATGGCAGATAAAAAGGCTTGGGTCACAGCTGCTGTCTTTCAAGAATggtttttaaaccattttatccCTGCTGTTGAACATTACTGTTTGGGCAaaaacattccttttaaaattcTCCTTCTCCTTGACAATGCTCCTGGACATCCAAACACTTTAGTTAACATGCACCCCAATGTAAAGGTGGTGTTTCTACCCCCCAACGCTGCATCACTACTCCAGCCAATGGATCAGGGAGTCATAGCCTCCTTTAAGGCCTATTATTTATGGAGGACATTCTCAGAAGCTGTCTATGCTACTCAAAATGATGAGATGACCTTAAGGGAGTTCTGGAAGAGTTATAACATTTAtgatgccattaaaaatattGCTGACGCTTGGGCTGAAGTGAAAGAGACAACTCTGAGAGGTGCTTGGAAAAATGTGTGCCCCCAATTCACACAAGAATTTCTGGGGTTTACAGATGATGAAATCGCCGACACCAGGCAAGTTGTGGTTGCTATTGGAAATGAACTGCAGCTGGACATAACTGAAAATGATATCATAGAATTACTAGACTCCCATGACAAAGAACTAACCAATGAAGACCTTATGGAAATAGAACAGCAGATAATAGCATTCAGCGAAGAAAACCAGGACCCAGGCACtccaacaaaaaagttttctacTAAAGAGTTAGCTGATGCATTTCGTCTCATTGACGCCGGGATGGCAAAGTTCGAGGAGCAAGATCCTGATACAGAGAGGTTCACCAAAGTTTACCAAACAGTTACCGAAGGTCTGGCATGCTACAAGGCtatttatgatgaaaaaaattatgATGAGCTCTGTGCAAACCTACCCTTGATGCCTACTTTAACAGACTAG